A section of the Pseudomonas fluorescens genome encodes:
- a CDS encoding LysR family transcriptional regulator has translation MLNRTLRIHSAAICYFDMVRRCHSIREAARRLNVASSAVNRQILKLEDEVGAALFERLPGGLRLTAAGDILTRHVTLVLQDVERVRGELEGLNQVQTGHVEIATVEGATVELLPAVLKRMRQRYPAVTIGVTVQGSQSIPAAVINGQADLGLAFALPRSAETTQLCVGHFRLGALVAPGHPLAPHASVSYTLCAEHGVIQANSELSIHHLIAPLHKRSAAVHKPLLQSNSMELARQLARQQLGVAFQTRIGIEADLARGELLHIPLNDQGGMFSDLGLYARKGRDLPTAVESMAHLISEEIALREREELPCTPRTS, from the coding sequence ATGCTCAACCGCACGCTGCGCATCCACTCTGCGGCTATTTGCTATTTCGATATGGTCCGCCGCTGCCATTCGATCCGCGAAGCTGCGCGCCGGCTCAACGTCGCCTCGTCGGCAGTCAACCGGCAGATCCTCAAACTCGAAGACGAAGTGGGCGCCGCGCTGTTCGAGCGCCTGCCCGGCGGGCTGCGCCTGACCGCTGCCGGGGACATCCTGACCCGCCATGTGACCCTGGTATTGCAGGACGTGGAACGGGTACGGGGCGAGCTGGAAGGCCTGAACCAGGTACAGACCGGGCATGTAGAAATCGCCACGGTAGAAGGCGCGACGGTGGAATTGCTGCCAGCCGTACTCAAGCGCATGCGCCAGCGCTATCCGGCAGTGACCATCGGTGTGACCGTGCAGGGTTCACAATCGATTCCGGCAGCGGTGATCAACGGCCAGGCAGACCTGGGGCTGGCGTTTGCCCTGCCGCGCAGTGCGGAAACCACGCAATTGTGTGTCGGCCATTTCCGCCTCGGTGCGTTGGTGGCTCCGGGGCATCCACTGGCCCCCCATGCCAGTGTCAGCTACACCCTGTGTGCTGAACACGGGGTGATCCAGGCCAACAGCGAGCTGTCGATCCACCACTTGATCGCCCCGCTGCACAAGCGCTCGGCGGCTGTGCATAAGCCGTTGCTGCAAAGCAATTCCATGGAACTGGCGCGGCAGTTGGCGCGTCAGCAGTTGGGGGTGGCGTTCCAGACACGAATCGGGATCGAGGCCGATTTGGCCAGGGGTGAGTTGCTGCATATCCCCTTGAATGACCAGGGCGGGATGTTCAGCGATCTGGGGCTGTATGCGCGCAAGGGTCGGGATTTGCCGACGGCGGTCGAATCCATGGCTCACCTGATCAGCGAGGAAATCGCCTTGCGTGAACGCGAAGAATTACCCTGTACACCACGTACTTCCTGA
- a CDS encoding alpha/beta fold hydrolase, with protein sequence MEFIEQRQGYAAFRDYQTWYRVTGNLDSGKTPLVILHGGPGGTHDYLDAFKDVATSGHAVIHYDQLGNGRSTHLPHQPADFWTIDLFLEELDNLLGHLQISDQYAILGHAWGGRLGSEHAIRQPKGLRALIAANLAAGFDDQPLCRINPWPKEVARTFVQMAADPTVYNALHGPISLGQLSRINVPTLVIGGRHDQATPLEFKMFLGQIATARAALFEDSSHMPHVEERQPCMGTVVTFLDEVCSPHC encoded by the coding sequence ATGGAATTCATCGAACAACGCCAGGGCTACGCCGCCTTTCGCGACTACCAGACCTGGTATCGCGTGACCGGCAACCTCGACAGCGGCAAGACCCCATTGGTCATCCTCCATGGCGGCCCCGGCGGCACCCATGACTATCTGGATGCCTTCAAGGATGTCGCGACCAGTGGGCACGCAGTGATTCACTACGATCAACTCGGCAATGGGCGCTCCACCCACCTGCCCCATCAGCCCGCCGATTTCTGGACAATTGACCTGTTCCTCGAAGAGCTCGACAACCTGCTCGGCCATCTGCAAATCAGCGACCAGTACGCGATCCTCGGCCATGCGTGGGGCGGCAGGCTCGGCAGTGAGCACGCGATTCGCCAACCCAAAGGCTTGCGCGCCTTGATCGCCGCCAACCTGGCTGCCGGCTTCGATGACCAACCCCTGTGCCGGATCAACCCGTGGCCCAAAGAAGTGGCACGCACCTTCGTCCAGATGGCAGCCGATCCTACCGTGTACAACGCTCTGCACGGCCCGATCAGCCTTGGCCAGCTGTCGCGGATCAACGTGCCGACCCTGGTGATTGGCGGGCGGCATGACCAGGCTACGCCGCTGGAATTCAAGATGTTCCTCGGCCAGATCGCCACTGCGCGCGCGGCGTTGTTCGAGGACTCCAGCCATATGCCCCATGTGGAGGAACGCCAGCCATGCATGGGCACGGTGGTGACGTTTTTGGATGAGGTGTGCTCGCCCCACTGTTGA
- a CDS encoding acyl-CoA dehydrogenase family protein has product MIRDPQTLHILLDSIRQFVNQALIPRENEVAQCDDIPADIVQQFQDMGLFGLTLPEAYGGLGVTMEEEVSIAFELGRTSPAFRSYIGTNNGIGSIGILLDGTQAQKQHYLPKLASGQLLSAFCLTEPDCGSDAASLKTTAVRDGEHYVINGTKRFITNAPHAGIFTVMARTNPDIKGSGGISAFIVERTTPGVSLGKRDHKMGQQGAHTSDVIFDNVRVPAEQLIGGVEGVGFKTAMKVLDKGRLHIAAISVGAAERMLDDALHYAIDRKQFGQPIAEFQLIQAMLADSKAEIYAARCMVLDAARKRDDGLNIGTEASCAKMFATETCGRVADRCVQIHGGAGYVSEYAIERFYRDVRLFRLYEGTTQIQQLVIARNMIREAQR; this is encoded by the coding sequence ATGATCCGCGACCCGCAAACGCTCCATATCCTGCTGGACTCCATTCGCCAGTTCGTCAATCAAGCGCTGATCCCACGGGAAAACGAAGTCGCCCAGTGCGATGACATACCGGCAGATATCGTCCAGCAATTCCAGGACATGGGCCTGTTCGGCCTGACCCTGCCCGAAGCCTATGGCGGCCTGGGCGTGACCATGGAGGAAGAAGTCAGCATTGCCTTCGAGCTGGGGCGCACTTCGCCGGCATTTCGCTCCTACATCGGGACCAACAATGGCATCGGCTCCATCGGTATTCTGCTGGACGGTACTCAAGCGCAGAAACAGCACTACTTGCCCAAGCTTGCCAGCGGCCAGTTGCTCAGCGCGTTCTGCCTGACCGAACCGGATTGCGGCTCCGACGCCGCCTCGCTGAAAACCACTGCGGTGCGCGACGGTGAGCATTATGTAATCAACGGCACCAAGCGCTTTATCACCAACGCCCCCCATGCCGGGATTTTCACGGTGATGGCCCGCACCAACCCGGATATCAAGGGCTCGGGCGGCATCAGCGCGTTTATCGTCGAGCGCACGACCCCGGGCGTGTCCCTGGGCAAACGCGACCACAAAATGGGCCAGCAAGGCGCCCACACCAGCGATGTGATTTTCGACAATGTGCGCGTGCCCGCCGAGCAACTGATCGGCGGCGTCGAAGGCGTGGGTTTCAAGACCGCGATGAAGGTGCTCGACAAGGGTCGCCTGCACATCGCCGCGATCAGCGTCGGCGCAGCCGAGCGCATGCTTGACGATGCCCTGCACTACGCCATCGACCGCAAGCAGTTCGGCCAGCCGATTGCCGAGTTCCAGCTGATCCAGGCCATGCTCGCCGACAGCAAGGCCGAAATCTACGCGGCCCGCTGCATGGTGCTGGACGCCGCGCGCAAGCGTGACGACGGCCTGAATATTGGCACCGAAGCCTCCTGCGCGAAGATGTTTGCCACGGAAACGTGCGGCCGGGTAGCGGACCGCTGCGTGCAGATCCATGGCGGTGCGGGGTATGTGAGCGAGTACGCGATCGAACGGTTTTACCGCGATGTACGGCTGTTCCGATTGTATGAAGGCACCACGCAGATCCAGCAGTTGGTAATTGCCCGCAACATGATTCGCGAGGCCCAGCGCTAA
- the punC gene encoding purine nucleoside transporter PunC, whose protein sequence is MKNSFGFTGYLAGLSMLGYLAMDMYLPAFGAMGQHLQISPGAVGASLSIFLAGFAVGQLLWGPLSDRLGRKPILLAGLSLFVLGCLGMFWVETAPQLLALRFVQSIGVCSAAVSWQALVIDRYPADKAHRVFASIMPLMSLSPALAPLLGAVVLNHWGWQAIFAVLLGVSLLLLVPTLLLKPMPKRLATDRAKARLGYGQLFKSRVFTGNVLIFAACSASFFAWLTASPFILGGMGYSPNDIGLSYVLPTLAFLVGGYSCRSALQRLQGKVLLPWLLVAYCISMVALYLVATLTVPTLTTLLIPFCLMALVNGASYPIVVANALMPFSENSGKAAALQNTLQLGLCFVASLLVSSLIEEPLQITAIVMLATAPLAVLGYWLARPRSDESELAAA, encoded by the coding sequence ATGAAAAACTCTTTTGGTTTCACTGGGTACCTGGCGGGGCTGAGCATGCTCGGCTATCTGGCGATGGATATGTACTTGCCCGCGTTCGGTGCCATGGGCCAGCACCTACAAATTTCCCCCGGTGCGGTGGGGGCCAGCTTGAGCATCTTCCTTGCCGGTTTTGCCGTTGGGCAACTGCTCTGGGGCCCGCTGTCTGACCGCCTGGGGCGCAAACCGATCCTGCTGGCCGGCCTGAGCCTGTTTGTGCTCGGCTGCCTGGGGATGTTCTGGGTCGAGACGGCGCCACAACTGCTGGCGTTGCGCTTTGTGCAGTCGATTGGGGTGTGCAGCGCAGCCGTCAGTTGGCAGGCGCTGGTGATCGACCGTTACCCGGCCGACAAAGCGCATCGGGTGTTTGCCAGCATCATGCCGCTGATGTCCCTGTCACCGGCGCTGGCGCCGCTGTTGGGGGCGGTGGTGTTGAATCATTGGGGGTGGCAGGCGATCTTCGCCGTGTTGCTGGGGGTCTCGCTGTTATTGCTGGTGCCAACGTTGCTGCTCAAACCCATGCCCAAGCGCCTGGCCACAGACCGTGCAAAAGCCCGGCTGGGCTACGGGCAACTGTTCAAGTCACGGGTGTTTACCGGCAATGTGCTGATCTTCGCCGCGTGCTCTGCCAGTTTCTTCGCCTGGTTGACCGCATCGCCGTTTATCCTCGGTGGCATGGGTTACAGCCCCAATGACATCGGCTTGAGCTACGTCCTGCCGACCCTGGCGTTCCTGGTGGGGGGCTACAGTTGCCGCAGTGCCTTGCAACGGCTCCAGGGCAAAGTCCTGTTGCCCTGGTTACTGGTGGCGTACTGCATCAGCATGGTGGCGCTGTATCTGGTGGCGACCTTGACGGTGCCGACACTCACCACCTTGTTGATTCCGTTTTGCCTGATGGCCTTGGTCAACGGCGCCAGCTACCCGATTGTAGTGGCGAATGCGCTGATGCCGTTTTCGGAAAACTCCGGCAAGGCTGCGGCGTTGCAAAACACCCTGCAACTGGGCTTGTGCTTTGTCGCCAGCCTGCTGGTGTCGTCGCTGATCGAGGAGCCCTTGCAGATCACCGCGATCGTGATGCTGGCGACCGCGCCGTTGGCGGTATTGGGGTACTGGCTGGCGCGGCCCAGGTCGGATGAGTCGGAGTTGGCGGCGGCTTAA
- a CDS encoding nucleobase:cation symporter-2 family protein — MTIPKASPQRPEDENLGVAANMAYGLQHVLTMYGGIVAVPLIVGQAAGLSPADIGLLIAASLFAGGLATLLQTLGLPFFGCQLPLVQGVSFAGVATMVAIVGSDGAGGVPAILGAVMAASLIGLLITPIFSRITKFFPPLVTGIVITTIGLTLMPVAARWAMGGNSRAADFGSMPNIGLAAITLVLVLLLSKVGSATISRLSILLAMVFGTLIAVFLGMADFSTVTQGPMIGFPAPFHFGMPTFHVAAILSMCIVVMVTLVETSADILAVGEIIDTKVDSKRLGNGLRADMLSSMFAPIFGSFTQSAFAQNVGLVAVTGVKSRYVVATGGLFLVILGLLPFMGRVIAAVPTSVLGGAGIVLFGTVAASGIRTLSKVDYRNNMNLIIVATSIGFGMIPIAAPSFYDQFPSWFATIFHSGISSSAIMAILLNLAFNHFTAGNSDQQSVFVAGTERSLCFQDVAALRDGDYFSKGKLFDAEGKEIPMVEDAQQKVAVPGRAETSEV, encoded by the coding sequence ATGACTATCCCGAAGGCGTCACCGCAACGGCCAGAAGATGAGAATCTTGGCGTCGCTGCCAACATGGCTTACGGCCTGCAGCATGTACTGACCATGTACGGCGGCATCGTGGCCGTGCCGTTGATCGTCGGTCAGGCGGCCGGTTTATCACCCGCCGATATTGGCCTGTTGATTGCCGCGTCGTTGTTCGCCGGTGGCCTGGCCACATTGCTGCAAACCCTGGGCCTGCCGTTTTTTGGCTGCCAGTTGCCCCTGGTGCAAGGGGTGTCGTTTGCCGGTGTGGCGACCATGGTGGCGATTGTCGGCAGTGACGGCGCGGGCGGTGTGCCGGCGATCCTCGGTGCGGTGATGGCTGCGTCATTGATCGGGTTGCTGATTACCCCGATCTTCTCGCGGATTACCAAGTTCTTCCCGCCGCTGGTGACCGGGATTGTGATTACCACCATCGGCCTGACACTGATGCCCGTCGCCGCCCGTTGGGCCATGGGCGGTAACAGCCGCGCCGCAGACTTTGGCAGCATGCCGAACATTGGCCTGGCGGCCATCACCCTGGTGCTGGTGCTGTTATTGAGCAAGGTGGGCAGCGCCACCATCTCGCGCCTGTCGATCCTGCTGGCCATGGTGTTTGGTACTTTGATCGCCGTGTTTCTGGGCATGGCGGACTTCTCCACTGTGACCCAAGGCCCGATGATCGGCTTCCCCGCGCCGTTCCACTTCGGCATGCCGACCTTCCACGTGGCCGCGATCCTGTCCATGTGCATCGTGGTCATGGTCACCCTGGTGGAGACCTCGGCGGATATCCTCGCGGTAGGCGAGATCATCGACACCAAGGTTGACTCCAAGCGCCTGGGCAATGGCCTGCGTGCCGATATGCTGTCGAGCATGTTTGCGCCGATCTTCGGTTCGTTCACCCAAAGCGCCTTCGCCCAGAACGTCGGCCTGGTGGCGGTGACCGGGGTCAAGAGTCGTTATGTCGTGGCCACGGGCGGCCTGTTCCTGGTGATCCTTGGCCTGTTGCCCTTTATGGGCCGGGTGATTGCCGCCGTACCGACCTCGGTGCTGGGCGGTGCCGGAATCGTGTTGTTCGGCACTGTGGCGGCCAGCGGGATCCGCACGCTGTCCAAGGTCGATTACCGCAACAACATGAACCTGATCATCGTCGCCACCTCTATCGGCTTTGGCATGATCCCCATCGCCGCGCCGAGTTTCTACGATCAGTTCCCCAGCTGGTTCGCGACCATTTTCCACTCGGGCATCAGTTCCTCGGCGATCATGGCGATCCTGCTGAACCTGGCGTTCAACCATTTCACCGCCGGCAACTCGGACCAGCAGTCGGTGTTCGTCGCCGGTACCGAGCGCAGCCTGTGCTTCCAGGATGTGGCGGCACTGCGGGACGGGGACTACTTCAGCAAGGGCAAATTGTTTGATGCCGAGGGCAAGGAAATTCCCATGGTGGAGGACGCGCAGCAGAAAGTGGCGGTACCGGGCAGGGCTGAAACCAGCGAGGTGTAG